The following proteins are encoded in a genomic region of Alnus glutinosa chromosome 8, dhAlnGlut1.1, whole genome shotgun sequence:
- the LOC133875612 gene encoding putative 4-hydroxy-4-methyl-2-oxoglutarate aldolase 3 isoform X1 — protein MCRKNMAALATAEACDSNAALLASGDLRVLQPIFQTYGQRQTFFGPIVTLKVFEDNVLVREILETRGEGRVLVIDGGGSMRCALVGGNLGQLAQNMGWAGIVVNGCIRDVDEINGCDIGVRALASNPLKSNKKGIGEKHVPAYIAGTFIRDGEWLYADSDGILVSKSELSI, from the coding sequence ATGTGCAGGAAGAATATGGCTGCCTTAGCTACTGCAGAAGCTTGTGATTCAAATGCAGCACTTCTGGCAAGTGGTGACTTGCGCGTTCTGCAACCAATCTTCCAGACTTATGGTCAGCGTCAAACATTCTTTGGCCCCATCGTCACTCTTAAGGTGTTTGAGGACAATGTATTGGTCAGGGAGATTCTTGAAACCAGAGGTGAAGGAAGAGTTTTGGTTATAGACGGTGGAGGAAGCATGAGATGTGCTTTGGTGGGAGGGAATTTGGGACAATTGGCTCAAAATATGGGGTGGGCTGGTATTGTAGTAAACGGCTGCATTAGAGATGTTGACGAGATTAATGGATGTGATATAGGGGTGAGAGCCTTGGCATCTAATCCCttgaaatcaaataaaaaaggaatTGGTGAAAAGCATGTCCCTGCGTACATTGCAGGAACCTTCATACGTGATGGGGAATGGTTGTATGCAGATAGTGATGGCATTCTTGTCTCAAAATCCGAGCTGTCGATCTGA
- the LOC133875612 gene encoding putative 4-hydroxy-4-methyl-2-oxoglutarate aldolase 3 isoform X2, with product MAALATAEACDSNAALLASGDLRVLQPIFQTYGQRQTFFGPIVTLKVFEDNVLVREILETRGEGRVLVIDGGGSMRCALVGGNLGQLAQNMGWAGIVVNGCIRDVDEINGCDIGVRALASNPLKSNKKGIGEKHVPAYIAGTFIRDGEWLYADSDGILVSKSELSI from the coding sequence ATGGCTGCCTTAGCTACTGCAGAAGCTTGTGATTCAAATGCAGCACTTCTGGCAAGTGGTGACTTGCGCGTTCTGCAACCAATCTTCCAGACTTATGGTCAGCGTCAAACATTCTTTGGCCCCATCGTCACTCTTAAGGTGTTTGAGGACAATGTATTGGTCAGGGAGATTCTTGAAACCAGAGGTGAAGGAAGAGTTTTGGTTATAGACGGTGGAGGAAGCATGAGATGTGCTTTGGTGGGAGGGAATTTGGGACAATTGGCTCAAAATATGGGGTGGGCTGGTATTGTAGTAAACGGCTGCATTAGAGATGTTGACGAGATTAATGGATGTGATATAGGGGTGAGAGCCTTGGCATCTAATCCCttgaaatcaaataaaaaaggaatTGGTGAAAAGCATGTCCCTGCGTACATTGCAGGAACCTTCATACGTGATGGGGAATGGTTGTATGCAGATAGTGATGGCATTCTTGTCTCAAAATCCGAGCTGTCGATCTGA